In Aegilops tauschii subsp. strangulata cultivar AL8/78 chromosome 3, Aet v6.0, whole genome shotgun sequence, one genomic interval encodes:
- the LOC109768106 gene encoding non-classical arabinogalactan protein 30 has product MALLARCLMLCLALVVLSLGCLPSKSSAMGLPRPPPNVNFTIGVEGAVWCKGCRYAGYVKSKNASPLQNAPALLRCKRGKWALSMWGATDARGYFQIQTAQQSAPFTSKDCKVYVLGSPVRACGVPVKPRRNKGSPLKFRKFVTLPDGLQALYTAGDFVFGPKKPGKC; this is encoded by the exons ATGGCTTTGCTCGCGAGATGCCTTATGCTCTGCCTCGCCCTTGTGGTCCTCTCCCTGGGCTGCCTCCCTAGCAAAAGCTCGGCGATGGGCCTGCCGCGGCCGCCGCCGAACGTGAACTTCACCATCGGCGTCGAGGGCGCCGTGTGGTGCAAGGGGTGCCGGTACGCCGGCTACGTCAAGTCCAAGAACGCGTCCCCGCTCCAGA ATGCCCCGGCGCTGCTGCGGTGCAAGCGCGGGAAGTGGGCGCTGTCGATGTGGGGCGCCACGGACGCGCGCGGCTACTTCCAGATCCAGACGGCGCAGCAGTCAGCGCCCTTCACGAGCAAGGACTGCAAGGTGTACGTGCTGGGGTCGCCGGTGCGCGCGTGCGGCGTGCCCGTCAAGCCCCGCAGGAACAAGGGGTCGCCGCTCAAGTTCCGCAAGTTCGTGACGCTCCCCGACGGGCTGCAGGCGCTCTACACGGCCGGCGACTTCGTCTTCGGGCCGAAGAAGCCCGGCAAGTGCTGA